AGTTCAGGAACCAACGTGCGTGCCTCGTGTGCGCGACGATCGCCGGATCGCTCTGAAGGGTGAGGAACTCCAGCGTCCGCCGGATCGAGTCAGGGACCGTGAAGTCGATCCCGAAATCCCGGCGGTCCATGTACCAAAAGCCTGCGATTCCGTAGCCGAGGACGACGACCGTCGCCACGGCGATAACGATCAGCGCGGCGCCGATGTTGGGGACCGCGCTTCGCACGCGGAACTGGTCGCGTGCGGCGAGGAACAGCGCCACGAGCGCAAGCGAGAGGATCGCATCCTCGTAGTTGAGCCCCCGAGTCAGATGAAATACGACCGAGGCGCAGGAAAGGACCAACACGCTGTGAAACGCCCGCTCCTTTCGACGATAGACGTTGAGCGAGGTGACGATGAGGGCGAAGCCGATCAGCAGGGTGATGAAGCGGGAGACGTGGAGAAACTCCATGGGGAAGAGCTCGATCAGCCCGGTTGTCCTGCGGGGCCACGCGCGGTCGAGCAGGGAAAGCAGATTCGCGATCCCGCTCCCGAGGGTGACGAGCGCCAGGATCGGAATGATGAAGCGGCGCCGCTCCGACTCGGCGGGGTCCGCCGGATGGCGTACGAAGCGGTACGGCCCCTTCGTCACAAGACCGCCCTCTGTCGGGTTTGCGCCGACATGAAAGCTCCGCCCGGTTGCCAGCTGCGAAGCCCGTTTCAGGTTCATGTCCGGCAACTATAGCCCCGAGCGCCTCGGCGGGGGAAATGCCACCTTTTTGCCGAGCGGGGCAGGCTTCTTGCAAGTATCTGTGCAACTGCGGCCTTGTCTTGGGGTATTACTGGCCCACGGGGGTTTCCTGGGTAGCAGGATGTCCGAACGGCTCTGGGGCAAGCCGAAGCTTCGAATCCGCTGGGAGGGCAACTGCGATGTGTGACCGTTGAGACTGGGCCCCGCAAGAACACTCGCAGCAATCTCTCTGTTTGCCGCAATCGCATTCACCGCAACCTCACTGGCCGAGCAGCCCGATCCTCCCGCGCCTTCGATTGGACGTGACGCCCGCACATNNNNNCTCGGTGCCGCTCAGCATGACACGCTGGCGACGCCTATGAAGATGGCCCTCGTCGCGGCCCGGGCGGCGTTGGAGGAGGACGATTGGGTGGTCGAGCCCTCGCGGGCGGCGGATCAACGATTGAGAACCAGGTGGAAGCCGATCCGCAACTTCATCTTCCGGCGCCTCTCAGGGAATGCGTTCGGCCGTTGCTTCGTTAACATGCAGCCCCTTCCCGGGGACAGCGTGCTGGTCACCTTTCAAGCAGGCCTGGCCACGAGGCGCGATATCGAGCATAGCCCCGTGAAAGCTCTCGCGGACGATTCCTACGCAACGGCAGCCCGCGATTGGCAGCGGGCGGTTCGGGAACTCCTGGCCGGCCGTCCGAGAGAGCGTAAGCCGGACCGGTAGGGATCAAGCCCGCCGTGGCCCTCGTGGCCGCCCTCCGTCGTAGTTCCCGCCTTGCCATCGACCCTCCTCGGGCCCAGACTGGCGTGCTGAAACTGGGAAGCTAGCCGTTGTGGGGACCTTTTCAGGGAGGCAAGCATGGCCGTTCAGATTGGAAACGCGGCTCTTCAGATCGGCAGCGTGGCCCCGGATTTCGAGGCTCAGACGACTGCGGGACCGATCCGCTTCCACGAGTGGATCGGAGATTCGTGGGCGGTGCTTTTCTCGCATCCCAAAGACTTCACCCCGGTTTGCACCACCGAGCTCGGCTACATGGCCAAGCTCAAGCCCGAATTCGACAAGCGAAACACGAAGGTCATCGGGCTGAGCGTGGATCCCGTGGACAATCACGTGAAGTGGTCGAACGACATCAAGGAGACACAAGGGTTCGCGCCGAATTACCCGATGATCGGCGACACCGATCTGGCCGTCTCCAAGCTCTACGGTATGTTGCCCGCGGACTTGGAGGGGTCATGCGACGGCAGAACCGCCGCCGATAACCAAACCGTTCGGAACGTGTACGTGATCGGACCCGACAAGAAGATCAAGCTGATGATCGCGTATCCCATGACGACCGGACGGAATTTCGATGAGGTCCTGCGCGTCATCGACTCGATGCAGCTGACCGCGAAGCACAAGGTCGCGACCCCGGTGAACTGGAAGCAGGGGGAGGACGTGATCATCGCGGGCTCGGTCTCGGACGATGATGCGAAGAAAACGTATCCGCAGGGATGGAAGGCGCCGAGGCCGTATCTCAGGATCGTGCCCCAGCCGAAGTCTTAGGAGACTACTCCTGCGACCCGTTTAGCTGGCGGGCGGCCATCAGGTGGCGCACGGCCTCCAGCCGCCGGCCGAGCGATTCCAGCAGCAATCCAATATTGCAGTGCGCGTCGGCAAAATCGGGATCGCGGAGAATCGCCTGGCGATAGGCGTGGACAGCTTCGTCCCGCCGTCCCACCTCCTCGAGCAGGACGCCGAGGTTGAAGTGCGGGGTGGGGTCGTCCGGATCGAGCCTCGCTGCCTCACGGTAGTGGGGCTCGGCGCGGCCCAGCTCGCCCGCGATGTGAAGCTGGCGGCCGAGATTGATGTGCGCGTCGGTCACGCGCGGGTCGATCTCGAGGGCGCGCTGATAGGCCTCGCGTGCCTGCTCGGGCGACGTCGCTTCCAGAGCGCAGCCGGCCTCGTACCATTGCTCGGCGGTGGGCCCAGGGTCATACGCGGAATCGCCCGGCGCGGCATCTTCACGGCCGACGGCGCCGATGGCGGCCCGCTCCACGATCTCGCTGGCCTCGAAGTTGAGGAGAAACTGACCCGAGTCCGGCTGCCAGCGAGAGCCGCCGTCCGAAGCAACTACCTCCTCTCCGTCCGTATGGATCGCGATGCTCGTGAGCGGAAGCCCGGCATCGAGCTGCTCGCGGAGAGAAGCCCAGATGCGACGGATCCGCCGCATCGGCACGCCCGATTGGAGGAGTCCCTTCGTGGTCCGGAGCAGGAGGAGGTCCCGGAAGCCGAACGAGAGGGGACCGACCGGCCCGCGTTGGGGCGCCAGAAATCCGGCGCGGGCCAGGGCGCGCAGGCGCGCTTCGGGCACTTCGAGGATGCGCGCCGCCTCGCGCAGGGAAAATCGCTGGTCCGACTGAGGCTCCGAGAGGCCGATCTCAGCGTCTACCCTCACCGGTCTGCCTCCCCTGGGTTCCGCGTCAGCGCTTGTTCCCCTGGACCCTCTTCTCGCGCGGGGCCGGCTCCGCCTTCTGCCGCGCCCGAGTGGCAGGCTTCTTCTGG
This portion of the Candidatus Eisenbacteria bacterium genome encodes:
- a CDS encoding peroxiredoxin, with the translated sequence MAVQIGNAALQIGSVAPDFEAQTTAGPIRFHEWIGDSWAVLFSHPKDFTPVCTTELGYMAKLKPEFDKRNTKVIGLSVDPVDNHVKWSNDIKETQGFAPNYPMIGDTDLAVSKLYGMLPADLEGSCDGRTAADNQTVRNVYVIGPDKKIKLMIAYPMTTGRNFDEVLRVIDSMQLTAKHKVATPVNWKQGEDVIIAGSVSDDDAKKTYPQGWKAPRPYLRIVPQPKS
- a CDS encoding tetratricopeptide repeat protein, with amino-acid sequence MRVDAEIGLSEPQSDQRFSLREAARILEVPEARLRALARAGFLAPQRGPVGPLSFGFRDLLLLRTTKGLLQSGVPMRRIRRIWASLREQLDAGLPLTSIAIHTDGEEVVASDGGSRWQPDSGQFLLNFEASEIVERAAIGAVGREDAAPGDSAYDPGPTAEQWYEAGCALEATSPEQAREAYQRALEIDPRVTDAHINLGRQLHIAGELGRAEPHYREAARLDPDDPTPHFNLGVLLEEVGRRDEAVHAYRQAILRDPDFADAHCNIGLLLESLGRRLEAVRHLMAARQLNGSQE